The following coding sequences lie in one Panicum virgatum strain AP13 chromosome 6N, P.virgatum_v5, whole genome shotgun sequence genomic window:
- the LOC120679631 gene encoding uncharacterized protein LOC120679631, whose protein sequence is MVSGSAKEANTQRKKKGKNDPKDCGPIVEVDNVTYGQPHYTDLGHLGTSTYQNQIQMAGYYPGYYPHGNAFVPPPFSSFFGTPNHGQDTQGNVTQSFNPNPYNVFANFK, encoded by the exons ATGGTTTCTGGTTCTGCAAAAGAGGCAAACACACAACGGAAAAAGAAAGGCAAGAATGACCCAAAGGATTGTGGTCCTATAGTGGAAGTAGACAATGTAACATATGGGCAGCCACACTACACTGACCTG GGGCATTTAGGGACTAGCACGTACCAAAATCAAATTCAGATGGCAGGTTACTATCCGGGCTACTATCCACATGGAAATGCTTTTGTGCCTCCGCCTTTCAGTTCATTCTTTGGGACCCCTAACCATGGTCAAGATACACAAGGAAATGTCACTCAGTCATTCAATCCAAATCCCTATAATGTGTTTGCCAATTTTAAGTGA